The sequence ATTCCCTCCCTGGGGCATATCCATGCATCTTTCTGATCCAGCAGTAGTCTTAGAACCTCCAACTGGAGGGTGGGAACCCCACAGCAGGGTGAGTGGGAGAACTCTGACCTCCAAAACCTGCATCCCAGTTGCGGTTGGGGTCCACACCGACGCAGATGGAGCCTGAGTGCTTGGACCTGGTCTTGCGCCACATGCGATTCTGGAAAGGCAGAATGCTCTCAGCTGGTGTCCAGGGCAGGGCCCCCACTAGCCTTGTGTGAGAAGTGGAGCTATCATCTAAGGGGTCTGCCAGGTCAGGGTGCTCTCCTTGTCATCCCATAGAAGATGGGCCAGGAGGCTTTGACCTTTCAGGGGCTTTGTGTGCAGCACTCCAGTCCTGCtcaccagccccatccagcaTCCCTCTAAGATCTGGGGCCTGGAAAACCAGGGTGGTACCTTGGTATGTGTGAAGGCAAAGCCATCTGGGTTGGTGACAATCTCCAGGAAGATGTCCATGGTGTTCAGGATGGAGGCCAGGCCTTCATCATTCTCATGATCCAGAACAATCTACAGAAGATGGCAGTTTGGTTCTCCTTGGTGCTGCTCCGTGGGTTTCAGCCACCTGGCATCCGTGGTGGCTGCAGGACCTTGTGGCCTCTGGGGGCCATAAGCCacgtgcaggagctgctcctacCTTCTTGGCAAACCAGACACCGCTGGCCTGCGTCACCCACTCCCGGGAGTGGATGCCGGTGTCGATCCAGATGGCCGGGCGGTTTGTACCCCCCTTGCTGAActgcaagagcagagagggtggggttggtttgtccctggctctgctccctgctctggtcacctgctgtctctgctccctgctctgttcAGCCCCATGAACCCCAAATCCTCACCTTGAGCACGTAGAGGGGACGGTCCTCCGTTGACCTCCCAATCTCCAGCTTGCTGACCAGGTTGGGATTTTCAGCCACCAGCAGGTCCATGAAGGCATAGATCTGGGGCAGAAAGGTGGAGGAAGGAGTTTGCAGGAGCAATTCCAGAGTGAAATTCCACCCCTCCCCAAAATGCCCCAACTCTTGCATGTTGTCACCTCATCCAGAGTATGGTAGGCAGAGTAGTCAAAGGTGCTGGTGGACGTGGGCATCCCACCGCGGCTGCGACGCATCTCCATCTGCTCGTGGTCCACCAGTGCCTGGGGTTCATGGGGCAGGATGAGACCTCATCCCTCACCACCCTGAGACCCTGTATCTCACCCACCTCCCCGCCACTGACCTGCACATCCTCAATCATGATGGAGTAGGAGATGTCATTGGCCTCCAGATGTGCTttgaggggctgcaggctggggaagggcacgCGGACATCGATCGGGTAGCCAGGGGCACGGGGTTCCAGCCAGAAATCCAGCTGGAGGGGCAGAAAGTGAGAGGGGGGAGGTCAGATCCCACCTTGGCTGTCCTGTCTGCACCTGCTTTCGCCTTGCTTTTAACCAGCTGGTGCCCACCTTCCTTCACCCATCCCCCTTCCAATCCCATCATCTTTCTCTAGCCCTACtagccttctccagccccattGCCCCACATCCATCTGCCTCTCCAGTCCcatcatcctcctccagccccattGCCCCACATCTCTCTGCCTCTTCGGCCctgtcagccttctccagccccattGTTCCACATCAATCTGCCTCTCCAGTCCCATCAGCCTTCTTCAGCCCCATTGCCCCACATCCATCTGTCTCTCCAGTCCCATCAGTCTCCTCCACCCCCGTCATCCCCTGTTACCTGCAGCTCCTCGAGGTTCTGCAGCTCCTGtaccttctgcagctcctcctcgtTGGTGGGGAGGATGCGCAgcacctgctgcctgtggggtcAGAGGGTGCTGAGCGATGTGGGGCCAAGCTCCAACCCCTGTGGCTCCACTCAAACTCCCAGCCCAACCATCCCCCCACCACTGAGCCTCTTCTCAGGGGTGTCTTTGGCCCAAGGTTGTGCCACCATCCCCATCCCAGCCGTCCCCCACCAGCCAGACCCCTACCCAACAAAGGTCTCAGTGCCAGCGACCGCTGCCaccagggcagccagcagcatgagTGCCCTCATCATCGTCAGCCAAAAGAGTCTGTCCTGTGTCCCCACAGCACTCAGGGGCCTCTTAAATCCCATCAGGCTGGTGGCTTctaccccaccccaccaccacctgttccctttcccagggctgtgtgaatgctccagctggcaccagccAAGGTTGGGTACTGCTGTCTACCCTTCCACGGCACTCCCTGGCCTGGCCAAACCTGTTCCAGGAACCAGCCAGGGCCGTTGGTGAGTCACCTGGTGGTGGGGcaagaggtggaggaggtgaCCAAAATCCCACCACCCacggtgccagctgcagggaggaaaaggaTCAGTTTGGACTGAAAAAGTGTGAGGTGCCAATGTTTGCACCAGGAACTTGGTGAGCTTGGTACCTAAAATATAACCATGGGGGTGGCAAAATTGGTTTTAAGTGTGTCATGGGACAGAAGTCAATGCAGAGGTCAGAGGTTGCAGCCTTAATCCATAAGATCTCCAGGATTATTTATTGAGGGGACAAtacaggaggagctgggttCAGTATGGGTGCTCCAGGACATGGACCATGATGTCCAGAAGCGCTGGCCAGGTCTCAGTAGCGGTGGGAATGatctgggtgctgggcaggaggaagccATAACGCCCTGTGTCCCTCAGCTCGAAGCTGAAGGCATATTTCACCCCGTTGTCGTAGGCCCAGTCAATGCTGGTCCCATCAGCCATGTCtgcaaagagagaaggggagatgtGACCTCAAAGTGGAGTGttcttggtggacacagagtgtggaggatgaggaaggaacACTTACAGATGGTGTCCACCATGCTGCCATAGGTGTATTTTGTGCCATACAAGGCGGCCAAGTCACTCACCGCCTTTTTAGCCAGTTCATTCTGCAAGGGAGAGGCCAACAGTGGTGAGACATGGTGGACCCAGATCTTGGGACAGCGGAAGCCCCAGGGCAGCAAGGTCTAAGGTCCAGCATTATAGaacccaacccctctgccctggcttttCCCCAAAACACCCTTCATtcttggtggatgagaagcagaCCTTGCAACCACCCACCCTCCAGGAACCAGCTGATGGGCTTCAAAGTGCAGGTTGCACTTAACAAAAGGAGCATGAATGCTCTCGGAGTGATCTGACCTGACTTTTCCATCAACTCTGGTGCTCACAGCCCCGTGTCGACATTCTGGGGTCATCTCACCAGTTCCTGGTGGTCAGGCACGGGCGCCGTCTTGTAGCCGTAGGGGAAAAGCAGCATCTGGGAGTAGCTGTGGATGGAGATGACCAATTTCACCTTTCTGTGGCCATGGATGAAGTCCACAATGGCTTTCACTTCCCTCTCAGAGTGGGCGTAAGGACCACGGTAGGTCTCAGAGCAGGGattgctgctggagccagagcctggggcacagTGGAAGAGGCACAATGCAAAGAGGTTGCCCCAAGGAGGGGTTCCTAGCCCCCAGGTTTTCCCTTCCTAGCAGAAGGTTTGGATGCTTTGAGGCACAAGCAAGAGGCAGCTGATGGGGACCTGATGGCCCAGCTCTCACCTCCGAAGCCTGCATCCCAGTTTCGGTTAGGGTCGACACCGATGCAGTGGGAGCCGGTATTGGTGGACCTTGTCTTGCGCCACAAGCGGTTCTAGGAGCAGATGGGAGCGAGACCATCACAGGGTTGTGAATCCCACCCCTCGAGGGACAGATGGAAGCTgcctccaccactgtcctgcaTGGGAAGGAGCATCCCAAACCGCTCGGGCAGCCATGGATGCTGGTGACCAGCCCTGAACCAAGCTCCACCTCGCAGCGTCCCTGCACTCACATTGCTGTGGGTGAAGGCGAAGCCATCGGGGTTGGTGACAATCTCAAAGAAGATGTCCATGCTGTCCAGGATGGCAGTGACAGAGGGGTCCCGGCCGTACTCCTCAGCAATCTGTGTGGGAAGAGGAGTGAAAGCTGCCTTGGTGTTCCTTAGGGATGAAGGATGTGACCCAGCAGCATGGTGGGAGGTGTTAGAAAGGGCTGAGGGCAAGCAGCGAGGTGCCAGGTCCCATGGCACGTGGCTACCTTGTTGGCCGTCCAGATGCCGGTGGCTGGGGTGATCCATTCCCGTGCATGGATGCCGGTGTCCAACCAGATGGCTGGCCGGTTGGGCCCACCAGTGCTGAACTGTACGGAGAGCAGGGGACTtcagccccactgccacccagggctgggcaagGCAAAGGTGTCCCTCATACCCACCTTCAGCACATACAGGGGTCTGTTCTCATAGCTCTGCCCAATCTGGATCTTGCTAACAAGGCTGGGATGATTGTCCACCAGGATGTCCATCCAGTCATAGATCTgaaaggagctgctgttggGGCATGGGCTTACTCTGGCTTTGCTTCTGGTTTTTAGGTtatccagcagcagaggcaacatcatcatcattgtggcacttcaggacatggtttaatggccatggtggccttagattgaaggttggactcgatgatcttggagatctcctCCAACcataacagttctatgattctatctcaatcatcatcatcacagaatggtttgggttggaagggaccttaaagatcatctagtctaacccatggaggcagagacaccttccactaggttggaagggaccttaaagatcatctagtccaaccccaactgcctcagtggaggtgttccagccctgcaGTCATCCTTTGGGCCTCCTCTGCCCTTGTTTGGGCAGTTCCATCTCTTTCTTACGCTGAGGGCTTTTGCCAGAGAAGACCTGGTGCTTCCCTGGGGAAGATCAGGTGCTTGGACCTCTGTGCAGGCAGAGAGGTGTGCATCACAAAGGCTtttgcaaaagcaaaacaaatggtgagggggggaaaaagctctGAGATCTCCCAGTGCCATCAGAGCATCCGTGAGCCACCACTGAGCTCCATGCACAGGGTCTGACCTCCAAAATGAAGTTGAAGATGACTTGCAGTAAGTTGGGGAGGTGACAGAAGAGGTCATGCTGCATGCAGAAGGTTGCCTGGTCTCCTGGCTCAGCTAAGACCTCCAGCCAAGGAGGAGAGACATGTCCCAGGCAGGGGTTTTGCTGCACTGTGAACATCACCACCTGGATGCAACCATGGCATAAGTTGAGTGCGACCTCAGCCAGACAAAACCAGTGTTCTGAAGAGCAAAGTACCTCATCTAGAGTGTGGTAGGAGGCAAAATCAAATGTGCTGGTGCTCCTCTCTACTCTCCTGGACTTCTtcatggttttcttttcctcatttaATAATTCCTgttgaggagaggggaaaaaaaaaaaacaccaaacaaactgGAAGGAGGAGGTGTTTGGGTTTCTCTTCCATCCTCCCATGGTTTCCAACTTTTGGGACCTGCTCTTGGGACTGAAGTGCAGGAGCTCATCCTGCTTCCCACCACAGCTCTTACCTGCACGTCCTCGATCATGATGCTGTAGGAGATGTTATTGACCTCCAGGAAGATTTTGACTGCTTGGAGACTTGGGAAGGGCACTTGCAAGTCAACTGGgtggccagggctggtggggtgACGCCAGAAGTCAAGCTGGTGTGCAGAAGAAGAGAGAGCTTGGCCCCATTCAGTGCTGGTGCTCCTCTgctgagctccccagcaccaAAAGGGGTCTCATAAGAGTTTCCATTGAGTGACTTCAGGAAGTCTTTGGAGAAATTTTGGTGACACACATGGCTACCAAAATGGGTCAGGGTCCCTTCACCTTACTCAGTGAATcttccacagaatcccagcgtggttgggacctctggagatcatccagtccaacccctctgctaaagcagggtcacccagagcaggttgcccaggatcacaacatccaggtggggttggaatctccccaggagaaGGAAGATCTGCAACCTCTCTTGAGAACCATGTTTCAGCCATGTCACTTTTTGGATACAAATGTCCCTTTGAATGGTGAGGTTTTGTGATCTGAGCAGACATGATGAGCTACCAGGGTTGTTGTGTGATGGTTTTGTTCTTTAACTTGATAGACATAACTCCTTAACTAGATAGACATAGCTCCTTACATCAGCTTTTGTGGTGCAgatgctgctcttcaccacccAAACTTCTCTTTCTACTCCCACTGTTTAAATTGTACACTGGGgttcacccccagcacccaaaccagaaaggaaaaggcagcaggagctgagccatacctgttggagagggtgcagaggaggccacaaagattatgaaggggctggagtacctctcctatgaggacaggctgaaggacttaggtctgttcagcctgaagaagagcagggtCCTGGGTGACCTTCCAacatctacaagaaagctggggagggatttttgatacaggcctgtggtgataggacaaggggcaatggtttgaaactagagcaagGGAGATGtagactgggcattaggaagaagttcttcaccacaaaggtggtgaggcactggaacaggttgcccagagaagttgtggatgcctcatccctggaagatcaggctggatgactctttgagtgacctggtctaatgggaggtgtccctgcccatggcagcaaggCTGCAACTAATGATCTTtatagtcccttccaactcaagccattctgtgtttctataaCAATTTGAAACCCAAAGCAATGCAATGCTGTTCTAGACCTGAACACTCATCCCAGATGTGACAACCTTGCAGTGACCAGATTGTTCCTGATTCACCTGAAGTGAGAAGGCTGCTcgttgaatcacagaatgagttgggttggaagagatctttcaaggtcatctagtccaacccctctgcagtcagcagggacatctgaaactagagcaggttgctcagagctccaggcaacctgacctgcagtgtttccagggatggggcttctaccacctctttgggcaacctgggacatcCTCATCATGAAgaccttctctccagtctaaatctccctcttttagtttcaaaccatcaccccttgtcctctcacaacaggccctgctctaaagtctgttcccagctttcttctggAGTCCCTTTAAGTCCTGTAAGACCACCAGAAAGTCTTGCTGgagcttttttttctccaggctgaacaaccacaactgtctcagcctggcctcacagcagatggcttccagccctcccatcattgctgtggcctcctctggccccactccaacaggtccatgtctgtccTGTGCTGAGAACGCCAGAGCTTGCCCCAGCAttgcaggtggagtctcagcagagtccccttcctcctcctgctgcccacactgctaggaatcagcccaggacaggttgTCTCTGGGCTTGGAGCACATGGTGCCAgcccatgtccagcttttcacctaccagcacccccaagatgtttttattttacaCCTCTCCCAAATGGGTAGCAAAATTGGATGGGAGAAcaaacaaaggagaaaacttTGAATGTCCCCAGGCTCTGTTTAACACCAGGAGATGCTCAGGGTCCCATCACAGCtcacctgcagctcttcctgctcACCCAGCACCCTGAGCAGGGTGATATGCTCTTCGTTGCTGGCCATGATGTGGAGGACCtggtccctgcagggaggcagagccaTCATGGACCataggaaggggggaaaggagcttAGCCTCCAGCACTGACATGATCCCATCATGGGCTGGGTAGAAGCTATGAAAGGTCTGTACCAGCACAATGGGTTGGAAAGTGCATCAGTTGTTGGAAATTTGGTGTGAAGGGTGAAAAATGTAGGTTCAGAATGGACATGATGGGACAAAGagcaagggctggagagcccaAGGTGGTCTCCATCCTTCCTTTCATCATGAGAACTCCCAAAATGTTAGGTGATACCTTAGGTATCGCTGTGCTCTGTCCATATCTATCTACACATTGGATACTTCCTAAAGTAGCCTCTACTTCACTTTGGCTGGACTCCCCCAGGGatggctgcagccaccagcagagaAGGAATCACTCTCCTTCTCCAACAGCAAGATTTCCCCATCCTGAGTCATTCcttcccctggcaaagctcAAGGTGATGCCCTCAGGATATGGCACCCTCTAATCTGAAACCTCCCTCCGAAGCTGGGATGAAACCACATCTTTCCCCATGTCCACACAGCTAAATTGGATGCTGGATTTTCCCTCCTTCAGGATGTTACCTTTGGTTCTGACCCCAAAGGAGAGCAGACAGGGCAGGGCATCTCTCACGCTGATCTCCATCCCCACCCAGCTTGCCCCATTCCAGGACTCACCCCACGAAAAGCTTCTCACTGCAGGTAGCTgacacaaggatgctgaagacCAGGAGGAACTTCATGGGCAGACAAGTCTCAGCCCCCAAGGACATATACAGTCCCTCTTGGAGAGCACTAGTGGACCTTCTCACCAAGGCTACATCTactgtccccagcagagctggcaagcAAAGAGATTGGCCAGGACCAGCTCCCAGGAGCCCAAATGTTTGCTTTATTTGGCACGGTCCAGAAAAGAGCAGCCAAAAGAAGGAGGATCTGATAACATCCCTGGGTCCTGCTAGGGAGGACAAGCCTCTGTGCTCACAGAGGTGTCATGGTCACATTCACCACCCCACCCATGGGCATGGGTCACCATGGTGGTGACTGTGGTGTCgtaggacctcagagctcacagGGACAACGGCGCTTTGTCACAGGTGACTGTTAGCAAGTCAGTTATGATGAGTAAAGAAGAGTATGCCAGAAGTTACTACAGAGTTACTAGCAGGTAAGTGTCTAGACTTATCTAAGTCGTTAGGGGTGATTGCTTCTATCCATATCTATGTCTACACCCAAAACTCAAACTCTACCAAACACTCAAATGATTGCCGGTGCCGTTCAAACCTCTTCCAGAAGTGGGGCAGCTGACCAGGGATGAAGTCACTCTTCCCAGGCGTTGGGTGTCACAGAGCCAGGTGGCCCCAGGGATGTTCACCTGCTGGTAATGctcatggaaagagagagagtggctcagttttgggtccaAAATGAGTTATTTTTATGTCTCtagcaggacagcagctcctggagcagccgTTGCTGGTTGCTGCTGTCTCGGGAGGTCACCTCCTCATAGTGGTTTCTTTGTTGCACAGGTTACAGCAGCCTCTTTGTTCACCGGTTATAGCAGCCTCTTTGTTGTCCTCTTATCGATGatggctctgtgctcctgcttgtCAAGGATGCTCCAGGTTGCTGGGCTGGGTTCCCAGGCTGGCAGGTGTTATCTGGGTTGGGGTTTTAGCAGACCTCTTCTCTCTGTGGTTTTTCGCCCCATTTAGCCAGGTCGGTTTGGTTGCACCACCAGCAGGGTGTGCCACGAGGAAGGTGCCATGGTTGAGGGCCCCTTATGGCTTCATGATGCAGAAccagtggtgctgctgagctgatgctgggcagtggtggcaggGTAGAGGTCCTCGCTCGGGTAGACGTCTTTCATGGGGTAGCTGAGGTGGAAGAAACTGCAGGAGGCCTATGTCCAACTTCCTGGA is a genomic window of Dryobates pubescens isolate bDryPub1 chromosome Z, bDryPub1.pri, whole genome shotgun sequence containing:
- the LOC104300056 gene encoding carboxypeptidase A1, encoding MGFKRPLSAVGTQDRLFWLTMMRALMLLAALVAAVAGTETFVGQQVLRILPTNEEELQKVQELQNLEELQLDFWLEPRAPGYPIDVRVPFPSLQPLKAHLEANDISYSIMIEDVQALVDHEQMEMRRSRGGMPTSTSTFDYSAYHTLDEIYAFMDLLVAENPNLVSKLEIGRSTEDRPLYVLKFSKGGTNRPAIWIDTGIHSREWVTQASGVWFAKKIVLDHENDEGLASILNTMDIFLEIVTNPDGFAFTHTKNRMWRKTRSKHSGSICVGVDPNRNWDAGFGGSGASGNPCSETYHGPYANSEPEVKAIVDFVKSHGNIKAFISIHSYSQLLLYPYGYTNTPAPDQEELHEVSEKAVAALSSLYGTKYKYGSIITTIYKASGGTIDWTYNQGIKYSFTFELRDTGRYGFLLPAKQIVPTAEETWLALNVIMQHTLDHLY
- the LOC104299999 gene encoding carboxypeptidase A1 — encoded protein: MSLGAETCLPMKFLLVFSILVSATCSEKLFVGDQVLHIMASNEEHITLLRVLGEQEELQLDFWRHPTSPGHPVDLQVPFPSLQAVKIFLEVNNISYSIMIEDVQELLNEEKKTMKKSRRVERSTSTFDFASYHTLDEIYDWMDILVDNHPSLVSKIQIGQSYENRPLYVLKFSTGGPNRPAIWLDTGIHAREWITPATGIWTANKIAEEYGRDPSVTAILDSMDIFFEIVTNPDGFAFTHSNNRLWRKTRSTNTGSHCIGVDPNRNWDAGFGGSGSSSNPCSETYRGPYAHSEREVKAIVDFIHGHRKVKLVISIHSYSQMLLFPYGYKTAPVPDHQELNELAKKAVSDLAALYGTKYTYGSMVDTIYMADGTSIDWAYDNGVKYAFSFELRDTGRYGFLLPSTQIIPTATETWPALLDIMVHVLEHPY